In Streptomyces sp. NBC_00878, a single window of DNA contains:
- a CDS encoding alpha/beta fold hydrolase: MTVVFIHGVPETPSVWNDLRGRIDRPATTLRLPGFGSPRPAHLDGKEAYAVWLANELRALGEPVDLVGHDWGAHLVMRIVSAYDVPVRSWVSDVAHGWHPDYQWHEAATLFQKTPEGEELLASLRTQTPGSPSFGDFLRPRGMSAELAAEVDTAHDEEMSKAILTLYRSAWPNFYTDWGKDFDRPAQVPGLVLIPTGDPMAQPAMDLDMATRIGAQAVELDNLTHYWMLQDPDRGAEVLNRFWDSRPA, from the coding sequence ATGACCGTTGTGTTCATCCATGGAGTACCGGAGACGCCCTCCGTCTGGAACGACCTCCGGGGGCGGATCGACCGCCCCGCCACGACCCTGCGGCTGCCCGGATTCGGCAGCCCTCGCCCGGCCCACCTGGACGGCAAGGAGGCGTACGCCGTCTGGCTGGCGAACGAGCTGCGCGCCCTCGGTGAGCCCGTCGATCTCGTGGGCCACGACTGGGGCGCGCATCTGGTGATGCGGATCGTCTCCGCCTACGACGTTCCGGTACGCAGCTGGGTGTCCGACGTCGCACACGGCTGGCACCCCGACTATCAGTGGCACGAGGCGGCCACCCTCTTCCAGAAGACCCCGGAGGGCGAGGAGCTGCTCGCGTCACTGCGCACCCAGACCCCCGGCAGCCCCAGCTTCGGCGACTTCCTCCGCCCCCGGGGGATGAGCGCCGAACTGGCGGCAGAAGTCGACACCGCCCACGACGAGGAGATGAGCAAGGCCATCCTGACGCTCTACCGCTCGGCCTGGCCCAACTTCTACACCGACTGGGGCAAGGACTTCGACCGCCCCGCTCAGGTGCCGGGGCTCGTCCTGATCCCGACCGGCGATCCGATGGCACAGCCCGCGATGGACCTGGATATGGCCACGCGAATCGGGGCACAGGCAGTGGAACTGGACAACCTCACCCACTACTGGATGCTCCAGGATCCTGATCGGGGCGCGGAGGTACTCAACCGATTCTGGGACTCCCGGCCCGCATGA
- a CDS encoding TetR/AcrR family transcriptional regulator has protein sequence MRSDAARNRQRIFDEARGAVIGGEIALTLNELARRAGVGVGTVYRVFPTQRAMRESVLEEAVRELIDAAAAAGGHPDPAKALVDFLRTALLTALARPGLTDVLITGSDETDSLHRAKGELVEVTSHLLARIRPAPALTGENLLKLLCGLIHAVSEHPAERQGAAIDNYLDILRAGLSPTL, from the coding sequence ATGAGGTCGGATGCCGCACGCAACAGGCAGAGGATCTTCGATGAGGCCCGCGGCGCCGTCATCGGCGGGGAGATCGCGCTCACCCTCAACGAGCTCGCGCGCAGGGCGGGCGTGGGGGTCGGGACGGTCTATCGGGTCTTCCCCACGCAGCGGGCCATGCGGGAGTCCGTCCTGGAAGAGGCGGTCCGAGAGCTCATCGATGCGGCGGCGGCAGCCGGCGGACACCCCGATCCCGCCAAGGCGCTCGTTGACTTCCTCCGCACGGCACTCCTGACCGCCCTGGCGCGACCGGGCCTCACCGACGTTCTGATCACCGGGTCCGACGAGACGGACTCTCTGCACCGGGCCAAGGGAGAGCTGGTCGAAGTCACCTCCCACCTGCTCGCACGCATCCGCCCTGCCCCTGCCCTCACCGGCGAAAACCTGCTCAAGCTCCTGTGCGGCCTGATCCACGCCGTCAGCGAGCACCCGGCGGAGCGGCAGGGGGCCGCGATCGACAACTACCTCGACATCCTCCGGGCCGGCCTCTCACCCACCCTCTGA